The following proteins are encoded in a genomic region of Zea mays cultivar B73 chromosome 9, Zm-B73-REFERENCE-NAM-5.0, whole genome shotgun sequence:
- the LOC103638114 gene encoding uncharacterized protein At4g22758, whose translation MPIGSGCTTQALAAMHGGGEPEVVEPHRRLLQQRMEPLSSFRPPADSDVDRDDCRRLTRLLVNVTVDRSLWPVHLVLGADATVADLVRAAVAAYAREGRRPPLAGAAADGFELHLDKYSLQSLRLEDKVLDLGSRNFFLCARRPAGLGLTT comes from the exons ATGCCGATCGGCAGCGGCTGCACCACCCAGGCGCTGGCGGCGATGCACGGAGGAGGCGAGCCAGAGGTGGTCGAGCCCCACCGCCGGCTGCTGCAGCAGCGCATGGAGCCGCTGTCGTCGTTCCGCCCGCCGGCGGACAGCGACGTGGACAGGGACGACTGCAGGCGGCTGACGCGGCTGCTGGTGAACGTGACGGTGGACCGCAGCCTGTGGCCCGTCCACCTCGTGCTGGGCGCCGACGCCACCGTCGCCGACCTCGTgcgcgccgccgtcgccgcctacGCCCGCGAGGGCCGCCGCCCGCCGctcgccggcgcggcggccgACGGCTTCGAGCTGCACCTCGACAAGTACTCGCTCCAGA GCTTGAGGCTGGAGGACAAGGTGCTGGACCTTGGCTCTCGCAACTTCTTCCTCTGCGCGCGGAGACCTGCGGGGCTCGGCTTGACGACCTGA